The region GTCTGAAAAATTGCGATCTTGACGTCGGCAATCACAGCGTAAAAATCACTTTCAGCGGTGATGAAAGCAGCGAACCACCGGGCTTTTTGGTGCTGCAAAGCGCCACGGTGAAGGGCCTGATGGTCGGGCTGGAGACGACGACTGGCACTGCCCTGCCGTTAAACCAGACCCACTCGATGGGCGAGTTGACCAGTGGAAACACCACGCTCAATTTCAATGCTTATCTGCAAGGCGAACCTGAGGTATTAGCCAGTCGCACGCTCGGCGAGGGTGAATTCGCAGCGGCCCTGACCTTCGCCCTCAGTTACGAGTAATTACCCATAAGCAGTTCTTTTTAACCCGGCGCTGGCCAGGTCACGGGTTTTGTAGATGCGCTTACGTATCCGGCGTATTCAAAGATGGATGGTTAGGGATCACAACCTGGCACAAGCGCTCTTGTTATTTGACCCTCTCTGCTGTGTTGATGTCTGCAAATGCCAATGGGCAAGACGTTATCTGGATCGGGAAACCTGCGGCCGAAGATTACATACCCTTCAACGTGCACAAGGCCGTCGAGCAATATGCCGAGCTGGGTCAGCAGATAGCGCAGTTCGAGCTACAGATCGAAGAAGCTCGAGGTGCGTACTTTGATGCTTCCACTGGCAATCGCGAGGCCGCTGGAGACAAATTTGGAGAGATACTCTTTCAGAAAGATATGCTGATTGCCTGGCCGCGAGTGGCTGGCAATGACGGCTCAGCGAGCTTAATGGCCAACCTCAATGCCCTCGCAAACAATGGTCGCCCACCCGATGGCGGCATTCCTCCAAGCGCCAGGGCGGCCTTCAACAACTGGGTAAACGCGTTGAGATTCAAGACCGGCGGCGGTCTGGGAATGACGCCCAATCCGATACAGGCTGCGGCCGCCCTCCAAGATGGCTCCAGCCTGTAAGAGTACGAAATGTACCGACGCCTAAGAGACCAGGCGGAATGGGATGAGTGGGAGTCTGGGCGCAATGGAGGGTTGCGCAAGTTACTCGAAAGCCATGTGGTAATCCCACGTACCTACTTCGGTGAAAACCCAATGAAAAGAGGATTCGACCACCAAATCACCCAGCTTGAAAATAACATCCTGCAGTGTGAGTACACAGGTCGCCAAGTGGCCGGAACCGTATTCCACTTCTGGGAAGAAAACCCACCCGAAAATATCGCAATATTGATAGCAATGAACCCATGTGCTTTCGTGGGGTTGGCCGATCACGCGGTAAAGGAATGCCCTCCAGACAACCTACAAGCAAGCGCACTCGCCTCGGCGCAAATGAACGTGACCAAAAGACAAGGTGGCCCTGAAGGAAGTGCGGGACCGGCATCGCGAATGCAACATGGCCGTACGTCCGTCTTACGAACTTGATCAATCGCTACATATCTATCCGCACAAAACTAAAAACCCCGGAGAGGTTAGTCTGCGGGACTTTCAATCACAAAGGACGAAGTCGGAATCGAACCGGCGTAGACAGATAAAGTGTAGCCGCCGAAACGGGATTAACTTCTAAAATTGCTACCTTGTCAAATAGTTGGCAACGCAATTAGGAAACTTAATACCACTGCCGTAGGCTGCGAAAGTTTGGCAAAATGGCTGCCGTGCAGCTTGGTAAATAATTGCACCGAAACGGATTAGGGCGGAGAGACCGTGAGCACAGAAAATCCGGAAAAAGCACCAGGCCGAGCACTCCCTGCTGTGGTAAACAGCGTCGACTTGACGAGGATCGGCTTTGCAGGATTTTCTGACGCTGGAATATTAACTCCTTCTGCGCCATCTTGGTTATTAATTGTTATTTTTGAGTACAATCCCTCATCACCTCTAAGTTTCACCACTGCTTTGTCATTACCACCGATAGCGACATTCACACTAGAAGGACCAGTGCAGGTTATATACATATGAGTCCATGCTTCATTCCCTTCAACCTTGGCATCACTTATATCACCATGATTTATTATTGGATTCCCCTGTATATCGCAAACCAACGCTGGCAATATTACAGGAGCGCATGGCCCCGTAGGCACTACAAAAGATATACCTCCCGGTTGATATTTTGACTCGGCAAAAGTAATACAGAAACTTTTGGAGATCTTCCTATCTTTCGGAACAAATAGGCTCCCTTGAAGTGGAATTGAAAAACCGCCCCTTGCTTCCAACTGCTTACGGACCTCTGCCATCGAAGCATTTGGCTTGAGATGCTGCCAGTTGTAATCAGAACTGTACACTACATCTTCCCAATTTCCCGAACCCTTATATTGCGCCCCCACTATACTAACGCCACATGTACTAAATGTTAAATCGTTACATATCTTATCACCACCTTCCCAAGCAGTAACCGTAAAAAAAAATCGCCTCCCCCCAACTTCGTATTGGCTCCCAGTCGACACAATCGAGATAGCACAAGTGACATTCGACATAAACCCGAGCACAATAAACACTAGAACCTTATGGAAGAATTTATCTTTCAAAATATTAGACCTGCAAGGATGATCAGGAATGGTAGTCGCCCTGTCCGC is a window of Pseudomonas sp. DG56-2 DNA encoding:
- a CDS encoding fimbrial protein, with product MGKWAVTLIGWLAASLWWPPVYAAEDNLYFSGTLVNEPCVLAEEDNLIKLDFNNVVNKELYLNGRTKGLPIKLRLKNCDLDVGNHSVKITFSGDESSEPPGFLVLQSATVKGLMVGLETTTGTALPLNQTHSMGELTSGNTTLNFNAYLQGEPEVLASRTLGEGEFAAALTFALSYE